The Dermochelys coriacea isolate rDerCor1 chromosome 19, rDerCor1.pri.v4, whole genome shotgun sequence region tcagaactcctgggtcctatccctggttctgggaggagagtggggtctagtggttagagtgggggggtgggactgGGTGCTaggatgcctgggttccctttCTGCCATTGACTTGGGTCATATCACCTCTGAGCTCTGTGCCTCATTGTCCCCGTGTGACCTGGGAGCGTGTACTCACCTGTCCCTGGGCTAGAGTAGGGCGATGGGGAGGTTTGCAGGCTCCTTACGCTGGCATGGAGCCAATCTCTGTAGTTTCGAAGCCCTTCTTAGGTGAGCGTGTAAGGGAGTGTTTTCCTCGCATAGCCATCCCCCAAAGGGGCATCCCAGGCTGGGTGCTGTCCTGTCACATACTGCAGCCTGGGCATCTCTGCTGAGCTCAGACCCTGCCTGGAGCACTCCCAGCtctgggggcgctgggctggagcCATGGCTGCGTGGGGCACACGCCCAGAGGGCCATTCCTTTCACCAGCCTGTTTTCCGAACTGGGTGTGTGCCCGTTAGCCACCTCCTCCATCAGGGCTGCAGACGATGGGCTGGAGACAATGGGCTCTGGGGGGCCTGGCATATGGTCTCACTGTGCTGGAGCGGGGGAGGGCTGGAGTGTTTcccctggggaaggggtgcaCCGAGAGGTTCCTCGAATGGAAAACTGGGCCCTAGCCAGTAGTTGTCTCTGGCCTCTGGGCTGCAGCACTCCAGGGTGATGGGCAGCGCGGGGAAGCCTCGGCTGGCTGGCAAGGGCAGCTGCTAGGGCTCCCACTGGGCTGTCCCCTCCTTCTGGAGTCAGAGGCCCTGCAGCCTCGGGCCCCATGTCGGCTCTGGATTTccagcccccccctccacccacctcACTTGCCCTCCCGCTCCAGCTGCAATGGGTTTGGCTTTGGCTCCTGCCTCTTCCTTGGCACCAGCCGCCCGTTGGGGCCTGTATTCCGGGAGCTGCGCCTTGCGGcccatggggcagggatgggaatgGTGCAACGGGGCTgtcagggtcacacagggagccagGTGCTTCCTCTCCAAACCTGCCCCCCGAGGTGTGGGTCTGCTGCTCACAGCCGAGCTCAGCAGCTCAGAACAGATTGGCAGGGCTCCGGGCGAGCCGGGGCGCTCCTGGGCTAACCGGGGCCCTGGCTTCCCATGGCCCCCATATGCTCCTGGCTTGGCGGTGTGTCCTGCCGCCTCCCAGCGAGGGATTCCCCTGCTCAGCGCTCCAGCTGCGCTGGACTGCGGAGAAGGCTGGGGCATGGTTGGCCCGAGCACTGGGGGCTGACCTCTGGTGGGGCTGTGCCGGGGGGGAAGGGCGTGTCTTGGCACCCCCCTGCAGGGGGCCTGCTCCCTGGGCCCAGGATCACGGCGGGAGGGGAAGTGCTGCCCTGAGCACCCTGGCCCCTGCCTGGTCGCGGGGGCCCCGGTTGGCAGCGCCACGTCCTGGCTAATCCCCCGGCCCAGCGTGCTGCTCCAGATGCCTGGTGTGCAGCTGCATGGACATAATGGGCagctcagcccctccctgcagacaGTAAAACATGGGAAGGCTCCAAAATcggctgcagctcctccagcagggCCTGGCGCCCCGAGCCGGTaaggactccccctcccccccccatgcccacaTCTCACTGCCCTCCCCCAGTCCGTGTGCACCAAGGAGCCACGTGGGTGCCCAATGCCCCAGCTAATGGGGGCCTTTGGGTCCCTGCAGTGTTGGGCTAGCTTAGGCACCCTGGTCACCTTTGGGGTGCTGCTCGAGCCCCCATGCTGTGCAAAGGACACCGACCAGCCCCCAACTGTAGGCCCTGCTGCTGCCCGCCCCAGGAGACTAGCCCAGGCAGTGGTCTGAGCAcaaagcagggagctgctgggttccattcctggctctatGATAGCAGGCTAGGCATGTCCCccttccatgcctcagtttccccatcgttGGCCCAGGGCTCAGGGAGGGCCCTGGGCAGTTGTAAAGCGCTGTGTGAGGGTTAGTTGGTGGCCTTCTTGGCGTGTGTCCCAGGATAGTGCTGGTTACACTCCTCTCTGGGGCAGTATTCCCCTGGCATGACCTATAGGGAGGGGCCTGGACCCAGAGCCCTGGGTAGTGTAGTGGGGAAAGGAGTCCCTGTGGGTGTCTGGGAACGGGTGGGGCGGGGCTCGCGCCTGGCgggaagagctgggctgacaGTCACAGGATGGGGCTGGTGGGGATTAGTCCCAGGGTCTGTGCGCTGCCCTAGCTtgttccctggggctggggggttgtggGGCTGCAGGCTCCACTTGAAACCCAAGAGAGAACTGCAAGcgctgccccccaccaccctgaGCAACCCGCTACAGAGGGCAGTGGGCTGGGTGCGGGGAGCCAGCATCCCAGCTGACGGGGGGGCAGCGGCTCTCCAGGCTCTAAAATGCAGCCGTCAGCTGGTGCTCTGGCTTGGCAGGGGCACGTACCCGCGAATCGCTCTGGCTTGGCAGCGGCACGTACCCGCGAATCGCTCCGGCTTGGCAGGGGCACGTACCCGCGAATCGCTCTGGCTTGGCAGGGGCACGTACCCGCGAATCGCTCTGGCTTGGCAGGGGCGCGGCTGTAGCGAGGCTCCTCTGAGCCGGGCCGGACACCTGCCTCCCGTGAGGAGCAATCACAGGAACCCGGAGGGCAGCGGCCTGATTTCGTCCTGCAACGGGTTGCTGGCATTATGGTGCCTGGCCCCCGCAGGGAGCTGATTAAACCACTGCCATCAGCCAGCCCCCACCAGGCCCAGACCTTGGGCAGATCTGCCCCTCAGATCCAGCCATGGCCTTCTCTAGCCAGCAGCTGGGCgggctgaggggctggagcagggacagcGGGGTGGGGAGTGCCTGGACAGCCCCATTTCAAGCCCCCCGTCTCCTAGGTGCAGCGAGCACGTCGCCCTTCGGCCTGGCGAGAGCCCCCGTGTGCCACGATGGAGACACACAAGCGGGAGATGGAGCTGCTGAGCAACAGCATGGCCGCCTACGCCCACATCCGAGGTGGGTGTCTGGGGAGGATGACCGGGGGGggctgtgctgtgctgcccacTTGGGCACTGGATGCTCCTGGGGCagatgggagggggagcagggcaggtatTTAGCGCCCCCCCTGCCCCGTTTGGGCAGCTGCACAGGGCCCTGGGAACTCAGGGAGAGCCCACTGGCTGGCTGTGGGTGCCAAGCGTGTCGTACCCAGCATGACAGGTCCCTTCACTCAAGCCCGTCCCCTTTGTTTCCGTGCCAGACAATCCTGAGAGTTTTGGCCTCTATTTTGTCCTGGGCGTCTGCTTCGGCCTGGTGTTAACCCTCTGCTTGCTGGTGATCCGCATCTCCTGCCAGCCGCACGCCCACCGCCTCCCTGCCAAGCCCCGGCGGAGCCTCCGGGACATCAGCGAGGAagacgaagaggaggaggaggaggaggaggaggagacggtGGACAACGTGGCGGCAGAGTCCCCGCTGCCCATCACCGAGATCCCCCTGGAGAACCACAGCCCGGCAGATGGCACCTTGCCTGTCAACGTCTTTGCCTCGGCGGAGGAACTAGAGCGGGCGCAACGGCTGGAGGAACGGGAGCGCATCATCCGGGAGATCTGGCGCAACGGCCAGCCGGACATCCTGGGTACAGGCACCGTGGGCAGAGTACACTACTACTGACTGCGGGCACGGGGCcaggctgcccagctccctgaGCGAGACTGTGATGGCAGCCCCCCAGGCACGAGAGCCCCCCCGGCACGTGCTGCTCTTGGGCACCCTTTCCAGGAGTGCCTGTGAGTCTGGAGATGTTCCACAGCCCTTTGCGTAGCCCCTGGACACTGTGTCTGTGTGCGAGCTGGGCGGAGCTTGGCCCCCCCGAAATGCCCCGTTAGCTGGTGCCAGCTGTGCAAGGCATTTCTTACTGGCTGAGGGGAGCCAAGCTCTGCCGAGCAACAAGCTCCTTAAGGAGCTGCTACCGTAAACTGACTGCTCAGGACCCCGCTAATGGCGCAGGAAGGGTCGCTCTCATCGCTGGCGACAGGgatccccccacttcctgcaggagCTCCCTGTCCCCACCTAATCAGGGACACCGCGCATGCCCTGCCAGGCTGGCTTCCCACCCTCAGCAAACCGAGTGCATGGCACGGCAGCAAGGCAAGCGCTGACTGCCCGGCAAGTCCAGGCCCTGGAGAGGCTCCTCCTGCTGGGGCATGGATGGACTGGGGCTGAGCCAAACCTGGCCACCCCTGTGGACGGACACTCCCAGGACTGGTCACCGTGGGGGGGCTTTGCCccttcctctgaaacacctggtaCTGGCTGGTGTTGGAGGGACAATACCAGACTAGGGGGTTCCCCCCCCCGGTCCAGCCCCCCATGTAGTGCAGAGTGCTGGGTAAGGGAGAGCTTAAAGGCGAGGGATAGCGCAATTGTTATTGGTCTGTTAGCAGTAGTTCCTGGGGTGTGCGTGTCACTGAGTgtggggagtcagggccctgcacaccccccccccacttcctgcgattcactgggactcttagccagccagtaaaacaggtttattagtcgacaggaacacagtctaaaacagagcttgtaggtacagacaaCAGGAACCCCTCCCGCCCcggtcaggtccatcttggggtgtgggttctgggcctccccccatctccccagctagctccaaactgaaaccccctccagctgGCTCACCCAGCCACACACCCCGGCTCCTCTGCCAGCCTTTGTCCAGCTTCCCGGGCAGAAGGtatcacctggccccaacccactcCTGGGCTCAGATTATGAGGGGCAGCTGCCATCCTTTATGTGCTGGCTGTCCCGTATCATCCCTCAGTGAAGTCACACCCTTATTTCCCATCCCCATCTAGCATCAACGCAGACAGTaaactagtaaaactcccatgcaaCATGACCAGGTTAACACTCCCTACTCCATCACGGCTCggtgcagctgcccagccctgcccatggcTCAGGAGGCAGGCACGGGGATGGGCTGCCCACTGGCTGTGCAGTGACTGGGTTTGCCTTCCCGTGCCCCAGGGTGGTGCTGCAGGGGGCCCAGGGCAGCATGGTCCTGCATAGCCACGCAGGAAGGGCTCTGTGCCCATGGGGCGCTCCCAGCCCTTGCAGGAGAAGGGAACCCTGCTGACCCCGGGGGCATGTGGCTGTGATGTGACTGGACCCCTTTCCTGGCACTGACAGTGCCTGGCCCAGCAGTCTAGCCTATTGCCAGGCCCTCAGGCAGACAAGCCCCAGAGCTCATGGGGCTGAGCCGCCAAGCCGCCCAGGGCACGAGCAGCTCCTCTTGGCCACTGGCTCAGCATGACCTCCTGAGGGTGGCTGGGGGCGTGAAAGGAGCCAGgggcccagcagctgcagggagggggggtgaTGAGCTGATGTTGGTGACTGTGTCTAGCTCTGGTGCataggaagggagagaggggcaggggcttgggactGTGACTCTCACACTCTGGGCACCCCATTTGTGCCAGGCCCTGGGGATGCAGCTGGCCTTTCCTGGGCCAGCGACGGGGCCGGGGTTgctggaggcagaggaagctgccGTGTGTCCCTGGCACAGGAGTTTCCCATGCCCCAGGGGCTCTGAGACCAACTCCAGCTGGGCCATCACAGCCCTGCCAAGCTCCCGCCTCCCCACATCTGCCTGTAGAGAGACATgcagccctcccccagcttcacccccagggcagcagggagcctctctccttccccccaacccccagccagcAGTGGCTGGGAGGAGCAAGGGCCAGGGCATGGTGTTTCTCTTGGACACTAGGGTGGCACCAAGCGGTGCAGGGACATTGCTGCCCCTTGAGCAGTTGGTACGATTCCTTCCGCCCACCCTGTAGCAGCTCCTGGAAGGGAAGTCATGCCCACGCTGCCCCACCCACTCCAGGTTGGAGCCTGGCCCCCAGTCAGCCCCTTGGCAGCTCCCTAGGGTGGGTGAGGTCAGTCACCAGTGcttccctgggcagcaggggcacAGCTCGCCGGTGGGACTGTGAGGCCCACACTGCCTTTCCAGCCAGCTTGGTGGGTGCCTGGCCAGCCTGCGCCCAGAGTACGGGGTGCATAGGGGGTTAGACCAAGCCTGCCCTCTCCCTTGGGGGTTTGCAAAGTACGTTAATTGTGGCGACATGGTAAGGGCGTTTGGCCATCTCTGCCGGGGCCAGGGGCACTGGGGTGTGCCCCCAGGAGCAAGGGGCAGCCCTACAGCAGGATTTTCTGCATACAGCGCCTGGCTCTGGCCAAACGAGGGTCTCGCTGGCAGAGGGCCCGTCTCTAGAGCACCCATGGGGCAGCGTGGGTCGTGCAAGGTAGGCAGAGCTCGCTGTTACCAGGTCAGAGCCCTCTGGCCCTGAAATGTGCTTTTATAAACAGCATGGAACCCTTCCCGAGGCAGCAGCCTGGTCTCTTGCAGCCCCCAAGGCTCGCCCCCCTCCGGCCCCtggctgctctcctctgggcagGGGCCCAGCCCGGAGCTCAGCTCTAcctgctgggagcagcctgttCCTGTGAGCAGGCCAGAAGAGTGCAGGGAGCCCTGCGCTCCAGAGACACGTTCTAGCCCCCGCGGCCTCTCCATgcctgtgctgcccccacccaggcTCCACCCAACGCAGAATCACTGCGGGGCAGCCACCAGGGGCTGGCAGAGGGAGCCCTGGTGGAGCACGTGCAGCACACTGGAGACCTGGGTGACGATGAGGTGGATCCCAGCAAGgcctccagccctgtccctgcaccCCAGTTGCTGTGCAGCTCAGGTCAACATCacccctctctgcacctcagtttccctggctgcagcctgggggtgAGAACCCCTTTCAGTGGCCACCAGGGCAGTAGGTGCAAGGAGTAGTGATGGTCCAGGCATTAGAGCTTGTGCCCTTGGGGGGCAGATGCCCCAgggcacctaggagccccagcccaGCAGATCCGGGCTGTggagctgctcctgcccccacccccatcaccttGTTCCCAAGTCCGAGCCTCCCCCACCACTGCTGTCTGGAGAAAccttcccaggctccttcccctcccctggccccggcATTCCTGCTAAAATTAGCTGCTGTCCATTTCCGGCAGCATCTGACCTGCCCCATCAGTCACTCGCTGCTTCCTgcatttggggggcaggggggtgctcCTGGTGGTTCTGGGCTGGCTGCCAGCAGGGTAGGCCAGCCCACTGTGGTTAGTCCAGTCAGCCACAAGCCAGGACCATGGGGTGGCTCCCAGCCCGCTGGGGTTTGGGTTGCTTTCAAAGTCCATGGCAAGttacaccccccctccccagcctcgtGAGCCAGGGCTGCCCTTCGCTCTGCGCCCCAGCCCGCTCTGCGGTTCGTTCACTGCCTTGTATAAATGCCCAGGGCACGCGGGGATGTGCTTGCTGGAGCTGGCAAGGTGCCCCCCCGGGCCGCCCCCCCTTAGCCCCTCGGCCAGCATGAAGGAGCCACCCCATGGCTCTCACTTCCAGGAGCTGGCACTGATCCTGTGGCAGCCCAGAGCCACCTGCCTACGATGGTGCAGTGCCACACGGCCCCAAGGGGCCAACCACTCAGCCTGCTGCATGGGAACAACTGGCTGCGGGCAGTGAAGGGCTAGGGCCCAGCCCAGCCTTAGGTGGGCCGAACAGCAGGAGCTGTGCTGAGCCCggtccagcccagagctccccatACCAGGCCCCAGCTTCGCTGCATGCTCCTGGGACAGCCCTCAAACAGCATTTCGGCAGCAGCCCCCCGCCTTTGAGTGTGTGGGAGAAGAACGAGACCTTCCCCTGCCTGAGGACACAGCCCCCCTCCGTCCCAGCCCACTGTACAGAAATAGCTCATTCCCACCagggcccagccccctccccccccacagccagctgtAACAGGACCCAGATGTTTTCCAGATGTGCCCTGCCGGCCCCAGGGCGAGCAGGCTGCCAAGAATGCAAAGAGGCTTGTGTCGACCTGCACCGAGCTGATAAacaagggcagggggctgggtgccaggtgGGGCCCCCCCAGGAGTGAAGCCTCAGGGGGGCAGGGGTACCAGGCTGACAGCAAGGAGGAGATGGGTTCTGCCAAGCCAGGACCCAGGAAGCAGCTTCCTGGGGAGGCTGCCGTGGAAAGGAGGGAGGTGGAAGGGATGCCTGGAGCCTTTGTGGCAGATCCAAAGGAGCAGATGCGACTGCCCAGCCAGGAGGGGCTGGCGGGAGCCGGGAAAGCACTAGGACACAGACTGCTCTTTAACCAGGCAAAGAAAACCCAAACTGGCCTCGCCTGGGTATTTCTCACCTCCCCCCCGGACTGAGAAATACATGGCCTGGAGCTCACCTGACAAGCTGGCCGGCAGCGAGCTCCTGGCTTTCAGgctgacccctctccccagcacttTGCCTGTGGCTGGACTGTTCCAAATCAGCGTGTCAGGGACCAGCTCTCCCCTcaagtttgtacagcaccttgcgcGTCACAGATGCTGTTGACACTACAGCAGCCAGGCAGCGGCTAAGATTTGTATAAAAATAGTTTATTAAAATTTTACACATAtttataaaatagtttttaaaacctCAGGCTGTCGGCCAGCGGCTCCTGGGGGCAAGGGACATtcacagctgttccagacccACCCCCATGTCAGACAAGCATAGCGGGAACCAAACCACTGCAGAGAGCAGCTCCCAAAGCGAGGGAGAAACTCCCAGTTCTCAGGATTAAGAGGGCCTGGGAAGAGCCAGAGGCATCGGACAGGGCTGATGGGAAGGAGGCTGGCATACACCAAGGGCCACTCCGCAGACACCTATGCTCGGTCACATTTGAACACGTGCTCACTAACACGACTAGATTCTAGTGCAGACAGGACACAAGAGTTGGGGAACCCTAGGGTCCAGCCTGCACGAGTTATCACAGGTTAACCAGGATGAGGATTCCCGCCCCCACATCTGGCCTAGGGACGGCTTAGCCAACATATCTGAGCGCCCTAatgtgggcagggcaggatgtAACACATTAGCTGGGAGCCCACTCCACAGGGCCAGCTCACCAGGACAATGCAGATGGCTGTCTGCACTAGGGTGAAGTGGTTCCAAACTCTCTTATCCTGGTCTAGCCAGACCCCAGGGCCAGGTGATCCCAGAGCTGATGTGCagcagacagggctgggggcagtcaACACAGGGCTTTTTCTCTGGCAGGGGTCAGCATcagcagcccccagggggttGTAGGGCTAGGGTCACAGGTGGGCTTTGAGAGTTGTGCTGGGCTAAAAGAtggctattcccccccccccccccgcatatacacacacacacgagctgGGAATAACATGTGGATGAGCACGGCCCAAGGCTGGGACAGgtcggggggaagaggggagccaGGGGCTCAAGACCTGTCTCTCCTGGGGCAGGAGGACAGAGGGGCCTCCTTTGGCCTATATGCAGGAAATTCAGAGCTGAGCAGGTGATGGGGTCTGGGGGGTGATGACTGCCCAACGCTGGCTAAATCCTGGCAATGGCCAGGCCCCCACATGAGGCCAGGCCTGTGCACTGCTGGCATTAGCACCCTGGTCCAGCTAGGGCATCGCTAACTCCCTTGGTGGCCCCAACTGTTTCACAGCAGGGAGGTGCCCTGTGCTGCCCATCACAAAGCCAGCATCCCCCAGAAGGTCAGCCCGGTGGGACCCAGAGCGGGCAAAGGGCTGCACCCCACCACAGTGCTCAGGGGGCTGCATGGCCCAGAGTTCCTCACAGTGCTTCCCCTGAGGGCCCAGTGAGCAGATGATGAGCTGGAGGGGCTCTGGGCCTTCTCCCCACTACCTGGGGCAGGGATCCGGCCTCGGGGTGAACATACACCAAGGGGAATTAATAGCCAGCGAGTCTCTTGCAAGTTTAACGGCCCTGGCAGAGTTTGCAGAGCGAGGCCTCTTCACAGTGGACGTCACAGTGTGGCTGGCAGCTCCTCCAATTCACTGCCCAGCACAGCTGCTCCTGCTCCCGCCATGTCTGCTCCATCGAGGGCAGGCATCTGCTTCATGCTCTCGATTTCCATCTGCAAAGGAGACACGAGTGGGAGCGAAGGGAACCAGGGAACAGGCACCCCTGAGCACTTGGCGGAGAGCAGCAAGGCACCCAGGCCCCAGGTTACCAAAGGGAAAAGTGCAGGAGGAGACAAGCCAGTGCCCATCTGCAGGGCATCTGGGCACCACACACAACAGagatgcagttgccctgcttcccccatccacagaCTCAGCTGTTAATCCTCCTACATCCAACTCCAAGCGCCAGCTCCcgctctgacccccccccccacggatGGAGGCGAGTGGGATTTCACTGATGGACATGCTGCTATCACAGAACTCCCTGCAGCAGCATGATGCAGGttggttctggggggggggggtcagcacCCCAGTGACAAGCCTTGGGTTTGTGGGATCCCagtgagggaggggctggggcaacCCCCACCCCTGAATTTCCCATGCAGCACTGCATCCCCAGCAGCTCTCACCTGCAGCACCATGCGCTTGGCCCGCTCCTCCTGCATTTCCATCTTGAGCTCCTCCATGTCCTTCCTGCAAAGGGTAGTTCAGAGCTGGCGGGGCTGGCTCTCTGGGGGCCCAGGGCCAGGGACtcagggccagaacctcagccagCTCCAAGAAGTCACCCCAGGCACATGGGACCCAGGAgcacccagctctgcagctcgCAGCTTCTCATGGGCCTGAGTTGCAGAGCCTGCCTGAGGCCAGAGTCCAGGGACTGGGCTGGGCCCAGGAGAAGCAGGGCCTCCCATGAAGGTCAGCTTCAAACCTCTCTCCCCAAGGCCAGGGGATGGCTCCCAGGGGCCACCTGATTCTGTACAAACAGGGCAGGGACACTGGGACCTCATTCCCCTTCCAGCCACGGCACCCTGAGCCGATTCACTGCTCTCCTGGGTCACATGGACACGACCAGCCCTTGCCGTTCCGATACGTCGGCCACAGGGCCCTCAGCCAGGGCTGGCACCAGGCCTGCCCTACCCAGGGTTCACCGGCCCCGGGCGTGATACTCCCCACCAGGGTCGATGTGCACACaggctggcaggccaggccaggcctggcCCGAGGCTGCTGTAGGCAGTTGCCACCAGCCCAGGAGAGAGGCAGCTGCAAGCATGGCTAGGAAGCAGAGTCTCGTGCTgtcccctgggggtggggaacaCTGCATGCAGCAGGCAAACTTGGGGTGCTCTGGCTGGCCATCTCAGCCACTAGGGTCAGCATCTGCCAGGGCTCCAACAgctcccacctcccccacactCAGCCCCACTCACTGGTGCTGCACCCTCATCAGGTCCATCAGGATCTGCAGGGACCGGAGCTCGGCCATCAGCACCTCCAGGGACAGCTTCTCCTGCGCCTTGGGGGGGTCCCCCAGGCTCTCTGGGGGCTGCAGCTCCCTGGCCTGGACGCTGCTCTTGGCTGGGACCAGGGGTGCCTTCACTTGCTGCAGGAGCAGAACCGATGGGAAACAATCCCAGCAGGGGCAGGGAAAGCCAGTCACTCTCTGCAACTGGGGAGTCCCACAGCTGGGCACCCCCCATATCAGTCCCAGAGCTACGGGCACCGGGCAGGCGTTGCCCTCGGAACAGCTCCTCAGGGAATGCAGCAGGTCTCCAGCACCCACCTCCCCACTTGTGCTACCTGACCCCCCTCAGCTGACAGGCCAAGGACAGAATGGGTCCTGCCAGCCAAGCTCCCCCTTGGGTGCTCTTTGCAGGGCCGGGCCAGACACGTGCAAAGCCATGGCCCTGGGGCCACCCATGGTGCAccttctccccagctctgagCATGTGGCCCACATGCCGGGATCCccagatgggaggggaggggccagcATGGGGTCAGAAAGATGGTTCGGGTACAGCTCCCCCTACCCCGAGTGCAGCTCCAGGGAagtggccctggccctgcctgccccacacacGCGCTCCCATCCCTGCCGTGACCCTGGCAGGAAGGCGGCACCCTGCTCTTCTGCATcatctcctccaccacccccccagcacccctgtgACTTATTAACCCAGCTCCTCCTACGGGAGCTCCAGAGAGCTCTGGTGCTGCCGACCCATCCTACGGGgctcctggggcagggcctgggaccCGCCAGGAGACTGACTCCTGCTGCCCACTGCGCCACTCTGCCTACGTGTGGGGctccttgtgggggggggagggttatgCTGCTCTATCTGTGCACAGGGTTGGGTCTACACCCTGCGGCAGAGGGCTGGACTCGCTCGCTTCACCAGACCCTGGTCCCGTGGGCCAAGCCTGGCACTGACCCATTATTCAGGTCCAAACTATCCAGCCAGCACCTTTAAACCCAGTCGGTGCCAAGCCCAGGGTCTCTACCCCGGTGCTAAGCACACGCCAGCCCCTGCCGGCTCAGAAGGAGCACTGGGTGGAGGTGGGACATTCCTCCCAAACACTGGGACTCTgtttcggggggcggggggggggacagagcagTGAGAGCCGCTCACCCTCCGGACAAGGCAATCACAGCGGAGAAGCTGTGGGCAGCAAATGGGGCACACAGAGAGTGCCCACCCAGCCCAGCGAGTCCAACCCTTTCCACTCCTTCCCCGCTGACCCCCAGCGAGGGGCACTGCCCAGGCACTCACCGGAGAGCTAGCGGGCAGCTGGCTGGGCGGCTTCCTTCCTGCCATTTTGGGACGGGTCATGGTCAGGTGGCTCAGTTTGGCATTGGAGACCAGGATGGCATCAAAGCAATTTGCATCTGCAGAATCAAGAGgcaccagcagccccctccccatcagcAAATGCAGCTGGAGCCAGACTCCAGAGAGGCCCCAGGCACAAGGTCTCCACCGGTTCCAAGCGGTGCCGTCAGGCCGAAGAGCTCTGCATCCAGACTGATGCCCAGCCGGTGGGGCATCCACAGAGCTCAGCACCCCCCCGAGGCACCGAGCTCTTTAGAACACCTGGGCCTTGGGCCGGGCACAGCACAGGGACtgagctgctccctgccctcccaagGCAGGTCCCCCTTCTGCTCCTGAAGGGAGGGAGAGATTCGGACAGCTGCAGCAGGGGACTGGccggcaggactcctgggttctgcacCGAGTGCATTAGCTGGGCGAGCCGGCACCAGGAGGCCTGTGACATGGTGTGGGCTCCTCACACACAAACCCCAGCAATTTCCTCACTTTCCTAGCTCAGGAGCAGCCCAGAGCGCGCCTGCCGGGGGTGCTCAGaacccagggcagggcagaggttggaggtgccagccctgccccaatgccCTCAGTCCTGCATGAGGCAGAAGACTCCTCCATCTTGCAGGCCTGGCTCCAGTCACAGCGACTGATGGGCAGCTCCCCCttggcccagggctctgcagtTGGACACCGGAGGGAGCGATGCTACTTGCCCGCCCAGCGAAGGGAGGGATTGGAAGGTGCCAGGTGGCAACAGGCTTACCTGGGTCCTTGGGTTTGCTCCTCTCCCCACTGGCTGGGGCACAGTTCATCGGGGTGCAGGGGGGCCTAGCAAAGGCAGAGACATTCCTTTACATTAGGGGGCTAGCAGCCCGCAGAGCCCCCGCCCCCTCGTGCCTCTTTCCCACCTCCCCTTCAGCCTTGTGCTGTGTCCATCCCACTCCTGTCATTCCCTGCCCGCCtggggggccaggcaggagg contains the following coding sequences:
- the EVA1B gene encoding protein eva-1 homolog B; amino-acid sequence: METHKREMELLSNSMAAYAHIRDNPESFGLYFVLGVCFGLVLTLCLLVIRISCQPHAHRLPAKPRRSLRDISEEDEEEEEEEEEETVDNVAAESPLPITEIPLENHSPADGTLPVNVFASAEELERAQRLEERERIIREIWRNGQPDILGTGTVGRVHYY